Proteins from a single region of Nocardioides anomalus:
- a CDS encoding Ppx/GppA phosphatase family protein: protein MRVGVLDIGSNTGHLLVVDAHGGAAPLPAYSFKQPLRLAEHLDEDGRVSRTGIDALTEFTAQALRVAEDKGCEEMLGFATSAVRDAGNSEAVLEHVQDRTGVLIDVLSGEDEARLTFLAVRRWFGWSAGRLAVFDIGGGSLEIAGGADEAPDVAWSLPLGAARLARSHFLGGRADEETLRDLRRHIRAEIAHDAGHLLRAGRPDRAAATSKTFRSLARICGAAPSTDGRLVPRSLPLEELREWIPKLVAMGADELAGLPGVSPSRTHQIVPGALVAEACMDIFDLTELEICPWALREGVILERLDQLSVRGQ, encoded by the coding sequence ATGCGCGTCGGCGTGCTGGACATCGGGTCCAACACCGGGCACCTCCTCGTCGTGGACGCCCACGGTGGAGCGGCCCCGCTGCCGGCGTACTCCTTCAAGCAGCCGCTGCGGCTGGCCGAGCACCTCGACGAGGACGGCCGCGTCTCGCGGACCGGGATCGACGCGCTGACCGAGTTCACGGCCCAGGCGCTGCGGGTCGCGGAGGACAAGGGCTGCGAGGAGATGCTCGGCTTCGCGACGTCCGCGGTGCGCGACGCCGGCAACAGCGAGGCGGTCCTCGAGCACGTGCAGGACCGCACCGGCGTGCTGATCGACGTGCTGTCCGGCGAGGACGAGGCGCGCCTCACCTTCCTGGCCGTACGCCGCTGGTTCGGCTGGTCGGCGGGCCGGCTGGCGGTCTTCGACATCGGCGGTGGGTCGCTGGAGATCGCGGGCGGGGCGGACGAGGCGCCCGACGTGGCGTGGTCGCTGCCGCTGGGTGCCGCCCGGCTGGCCCGCAGCCACTTCCTCGGCGGCCGCGCCGACGAGGAGACCCTGCGCGACCTGCGCCGCCACATCCGCGCCGAGATCGCCCACGACGCCGGCCACCTGCTGCGCGCCGGCCGCCCCGACCGGGCGGCCGCGACGTCCAAGACCTTCCGCTCCCTGGCCCGGATCTGCGGCGCCGCGCCCTCGACCGACGGTCGGCTCGTGCCCCGCTCCCTGCCGCTCGAGGAGCTGCGCGAGTGGATCCCCAAGCTGGTGGCGATGGGCGCCGACGAGCTGGCCGGGCTGCCCGGGGTCTCGCCGAGCCGCACCCACCAGATCGTGCCCGGCGCGCTGGTGGCCGAGGCCTGCATGGACATCTTCGACCTGACCGAGCTCGAGATCTGCCCGTGGGCGCTGCGCGAGGGCGTGATCCTCGAGCGGCTCGACCAGCTGTCGGTGCGTGGCCAGTGA
- a CDS encoding class I SAM-dependent methyltransferase, translating into MASVVEWSGRTVLDVGCGTGFHLPRFATTAAEVIGVEPHPDLVALARRRTRALPNVDVRQGTAQALPLPDACVDVVHARWAYFFGPGCEPGLAELDRVVRRGGVAMVIDNDPSRSTFGAWFRHGYPDRPGAADLERFWSTHGWTRTPVDMGWRFSSRADLEAVVRIEFDAATADAVLAEHEGLEVDYAVNLWSKAF; encoded by the coding sequence ATGGCCTCCGTCGTCGAGTGGAGCGGGCGCACCGTCCTCGACGTCGGCTGCGGCACCGGCTTCCACCTGCCCCGCTTCGCCACCACCGCCGCCGAGGTCATCGGCGTCGAGCCCCACCCCGACCTCGTCGCCCTGGCCCGCCGCCGCACCCGGGCCCTGCCGAACGTCGACGTCCGCCAGGGCACCGCCCAGGCCCTCCCCCTCCCCGACGCCTGCGTCGACGTCGTCCACGCCCGCTGGGCCTACTTCTTCGGCCCCGGCTGCGAGCCCGGCCTCGCCGAGCTCGACCGCGTCGTGCGCCGAGGCGGCGTCGCGATGGTCATCGACAACGACCCCTCGCGCTCGACGTTCGGCGCGTGGTTCCGCCACGGCTACCCCGACCGCCCCGGCGCCGCCGACCTCGAGCGCTTCTGGTCCACGCACGGTTGGACCCGCACCCCCGTCGACATGGGCTGGCGCTTCTCCTCGCGCGCCGACCTCGAGGCGGTCGTGCGCATCGAGTTCGACGCGGCCACCGCCGACGCGGTGCTCGCCGAGCACGAGGGCCTCGAGGTGGACTACGCGGTCAACCTCTGGTCCAAGGCGTTCTGA
- a CDS encoding VOC family protein, giving the protein MRLDHLSFAAGPDGLAATAERIGDLLGARFVDGGVHPRFGTRNMLLPLADHTYLEVVEVLDHPASDKAPFGQAVRARSALGGGWLGWVVAVDDISVVERRLGREAVVGSRHRPDGTELRWKQIGVNGLISDPQLPFFIQWEVAPELHPSHGADGAFSLATLEIAGDTHRVSEWLGETVEAPLEDVKVEWVSPNGTPGILAAQVQTPRGLVRI; this is encoded by the coding sequence ATGCGTCTCGACCACCTCTCGTTCGCAGCCGGACCCGACGGCCTGGCCGCCACGGCCGAACGCATCGGTGACCTCCTCGGCGCGCGCTTCGTCGACGGCGGCGTGCACCCGCGCTTCGGCACCCGCAACATGCTGCTGCCGCTCGCCGACCACACCTACCTCGAGGTCGTCGAGGTCCTCGACCACCCGGCCTCCGACAAGGCGCCGTTCGGCCAGGCCGTGCGCGCCCGCTCCGCCCTCGGCGGCGGCTGGCTCGGCTGGGTCGTCGCGGTCGACGACATCAGCGTCGTCGAGCGCCGCCTCGGCCGCGAGGCCGTCGTCGGCAGCCGGCACCGCCCCGACGGCACCGAGTTGCGCTGGAAGCAGATCGGCGTCAACGGCCTCATCTCCGACCCGCAGCTGCCGTTCTTCATCCAGTGGGAGGTCGCGCCCGAGCTGCACCCCAGCCACGGCGCCGACGGCGCGTTCTCGCTGGCCACCCTGGAGATCGCCGGCGACACCCACCGCGTGAGCGAGTGGCTCGGCGAGACCGTCGAGGCCCCCCTCGAGGACGTCAAGGTCGAGTGGGTCTCGCCGAACGGCACCCCCGGGATCCTCGCCGCGCAGGTGCAGACGCCCCGCGGCCTGGTCCGGATCTGA